One stretch of Schlesneria sp. DSM 10557 DNA includes these proteins:
- a CDS encoding cytochrome c oxidase subunit II translates to MGKFWAVFFTLTSVIIFIVSWMSPAMQWWFPGDHKAYSTLGGKIDDLFYLILVIVSVTFVGTSAALGYALWKGAAIRPDEKVWFSHGSHSLEVIWTIVPSAILLFIALYQLDVWAEYRMKAVAKEMSSASRPMIAVAEVTARQFEWRIRYPANGKTLKPTPQPDDVYTVNELHVPTGALVSITLRTDDVQHAFFVPELRVKQDAVPGKMIPVWFDATAPRSYELLCAELCGWGHYKMKAVLVAQSEDDFDAWKEEASARQFDDGYRQPAE, encoded by the coding sequence GTGGGTAAGTTCTGGGCAGTATTTTTTACTCTGACGTCGGTCATCATCTTCATCGTCTCGTGGATGTCACCCGCGATGCAGTGGTGGTTTCCCGGTGACCACAAGGCCTACTCCACGTTAGGTGGGAAGATCGACGACCTGTTCTACCTGATCCTGGTCATCGTCTCGGTGACCTTCGTCGGAACTTCTGCCGCGCTGGGTTACGCCCTTTGGAAAGGGGCTGCGATTCGACCCGATGAAAAAGTGTGGTTCTCGCATGGCAGTCATAGCCTGGAAGTGATCTGGACGATCGTTCCCTCGGCCATTCTGCTGTTTATCGCCCTCTACCAGTTGGATGTGTGGGCCGAATACCGCATGAAAGCAGTTGCCAAAGAGATGAGCTCCGCATCACGCCCGATGATCGCTGTCGCTGAGGTGACGGCCCGCCAGTTTGAATGGCGAATCCGGTATCCGGCGAATGGAAAAACGCTCAAGCCGACACCTCAACCTGATGACGTCTATACGGTGAACGAACTCCATGTCCCGACAGGAGCGCTCGTATCGATTACCCTGCGGACCGACGACGTGCAGCATGCGTTCTTCGTTCCCGAACTTCGCGTCAAACAGGACGCAGTGCCAGGAAAGATGATCCCTGTCTGGTTCGACGCGACGGCGCCACGCAGTTACGAGCTGTTGTGTGCAGAATTGTGCGGTTGGGGGCATTACAAGATGAAAGCCGTGCTGGTCGCTCAGTCCGAGGATGATTTTGATGCTTGGAAAGAGGAAGCATCGGCGCGGCAATTTGATGACGGATATCGACAGCCCGCGGAATAG
- a CDS encoding cytochrome c, translated as MSKHANSGLPALMLFVLTLLNAGCDTGPQAEFKFRETTTDLVPEAFRAVKKTLGENFGTPNKIVAWERFPINYGGVKGVVTAIGSDSVVVKLDDEAAEVKSDSPLLWLSGTQAGTKTAEVAISRYDALTGQLTLAKGAATPSIGDQFVIAHGEAIRLGRVVYMKNCMHCHGVTGDGEGPTGKFLNPRPRDYRNGQFKFTGTKPGEKITKDDLDRIVRYGIPGTYMPSFLLLGDKETQAVVEYVRWLATRGEFEKRLVADLSSDYSITSVQDTVQKEESAYQEMRKDPAERANAVKPAGLAKAKKAAGAEFLKFEEEKEYEAVIEETANLLAEAWSRAEEPDSLVLPSIQRVEDTAESRERGRLLYMSDKTKCYTCHGPTGRGDGAATEDFWPMPGSNDKYPNRGLHDEWGNPLKPRNLLQGQYRGGRRPLDIFRRMYAGIKGTPMPAFGGTALKDEELWDLVNYVMSLPYQQRQSSPAAHKTDDVARSEEKPGH; from the coding sequence ATGTCAAAACATGCAAACTCGGGCCTTCCCGCGTTGATGCTTTTCGTCCTGACACTCTTGAATGCCGGCTGCGACACGGGTCCGCAGGCCGAATTCAAGTTCCGTGAGACCACCACGGATCTGGTACCGGAAGCATTCAGGGCGGTGAAAAAGACGCTCGGTGAAAACTTCGGCACCCCGAATAAGATCGTGGCGTGGGAACGCTTTCCGATCAATTACGGTGGAGTAAAAGGTGTCGTGACCGCGATCGGATCCGATTCCGTCGTGGTCAAGCTGGATGATGAAGCCGCAGAGGTCAAAAGCGACTCTCCACTTTTGTGGCTCAGCGGTACGCAGGCAGGGACGAAGACGGCAGAGGTGGCGATCAGTCGATACGACGCGCTGACAGGCCAGTTAACGTTGGCAAAAGGGGCGGCAACTCCGAGCATTGGCGACCAGTTTGTGATCGCCCACGGCGAGGCGATCCGACTTGGCCGCGTTGTGTATATGAAGAATTGCATGCACTGCCACGGCGTCACGGGAGATGGTGAAGGACCGACCGGTAAGTTTCTGAACCCGCGACCACGTGACTACAGAAACGGTCAGTTCAAGTTCACCGGAACAAAGCCAGGCGAAAAGATTACAAAGGACGACCTCGATCGAATCGTTCGTTATGGAATTCCGGGCACCTACATGCCGTCCTTTCTGCTGCTGGGAGACAAGGAAACGCAAGCGGTGGTTGAATACGTCCGCTGGTTGGCCACTCGAGGCGAATTTGAGAAACGGCTGGTCGCGGATCTTTCGTCTGACTACTCCATCACCTCTGTCCAGGACACGGTTCAGAAAGAGGAGTCAGCGTACCAGGAAATGCGAAAGGATCCTGCAGAACGAGCCAATGCGGTGAAACCAGCAGGTCTGGCAAAAGCCAAGAAGGCGGCGGGGGCCGAGTTCCTGAAGTTTGAAGAAGAAAAAGAGTACGAGGCGGTGATCGAAGAGACTGCCAATCTGTTGGCCGAAGCATGGTCGCGGGCGGAAGAACCCGACAGCCTGGTCTTGCCATCGATCCAGCGTGTGGAAGACACCGCGGAATCCCGCGAACGGGGCCGATTGCTGTATATGTCCGATAAAACCAAGTGCTACACCTGCCACGGGCCGACCGGTCGGGGCGACGGGGCCGCCACGGAAGACTTCTGGCCGATGCCTGGCTCCAACGACAAATATCCTAACCGTGGTCTCCATGACGAATGGGGTAACCCGCTGAAGCCACGAAACCTGTTGCAGGGACAATACCGTGGCGGACGCCGACCGTTAGACATTTTCCGGCGAATGTATGCCGGGATTAAGGGAACTCCGATGCCTGCCTTTGGTGGAACCGCGCTGAAAGATGAAGAACTGTGGGATCTGGTGAACTACGTCATGAGTCTCCCCTATCAGCAGCGACAGTCTTCTCCCGCAGCGCATAAAACGGATGACGTGGCGAGAAGCGAAGAGAAGCCGGGACACTAA
- a CDS encoding cbb3-type cytochrome c oxidase subunit I, giving the protein MSTLHPTLDHVDHVDHGAHGHAHEQSFISKYVFSTDHKMIGKQFLITTMLMMMVGGALALGVRWQLARPWERMPLFGDMVFRADGGQISPEAYTMLFTMHATVMIFLVIIPVLAGAFGNFLIPLQIGADDMAFPTLNMLSYWFMWPAIVFFGVSFFMEGGGPAAGWTSYPLLSLLPEAAPGSRNGQTFWLLGLTFVGVSSMMGSVNYMTTIINMRAPGLTLFRMPLTIWSMFITAILQAFALPVLTAAGFMMVSDRLLGTCFFVPSGIVVNNAPPTVGGGQTLLWQHLFWFYSHPAVYIMLLPAMGMVSDMLSCMCRKPIFGYKPMVYSMAAIAGLGFIVWGHHMFISGMNPALGMTFMVSTIMIALPSAIKTFNWIGTIWGGRVQFNTVMLNCIAFVSMFVIGGLSGIFMAAVPVDIYIHDTYFIVAHFHYVIFGATLFGVFGGITFWFPKMYGRLMNETVGKIHFVLTFIGFNCTFYPMHMLGIAGMPRRYADPYHFPYLEHLLPLNQFMTAAAFLMGFAQFLLLGNFFYSMYFGPKCGRNPWNANGLEWTAPSPPGHGNFDVPPIVYHGPYEYGSPVSGDKDYLMQTDYVPLDQRIALEDH; this is encoded by the coding sequence ATGAGCACTCTTCATCCGACTCTTGACCATGTAGATCACGTTGACCACGGCGCTCATGGTCACGCTCACGAGCAAAGCTTCATTTCGAAGTACGTCTTTTCCACCGACCACAAAATGATCGGAAAGCAGTTTCTGATCACCACCATGTTGATGATGATGGTGGGGGGAGCACTTGCACTGGGAGTGCGCTGGCAACTGGCTCGGCCCTGGGAGCGGATGCCGCTGTTTGGGGATATGGTGTTCCGTGCCGATGGGGGGCAAATCTCGCCTGAGGCTTACACGATGCTCTTCACCATGCACGCGACAGTGATGATCTTTCTGGTGATCATCCCTGTTCTGGCAGGAGCATTCGGAAACTTCCTGATCCCGCTGCAGATCGGAGCGGACGATATGGCGTTTCCGACACTGAACATGCTGAGTTACTGGTTCATGTGGCCGGCAATTGTCTTCTTCGGCGTCAGTTTCTTCATGGAAGGTGGCGGCCCGGCTGCGGGTTGGACGTCCTATCCGCTGTTGTCTCTGCTGCCGGAAGCGGCTCCTGGATCACGGAATGGACAAACCTTCTGGCTGCTGGGACTGACGTTTGTCGGGGTCTCGTCGATGATGGGTTCGGTCAACTACATGACCACCATTATCAATATGAGAGCTCCCGGGCTGACCCTGTTCCGCATGCCGCTGACGATCTGGTCGATGTTCATTACCGCAATTCTGCAGGCGTTCGCACTTCCCGTCCTCACTGCAGCAGGGTTCATGATGGTTTCGGACCGTCTGTTGGGGACCTGCTTCTTCGTACCGTCCGGAATTGTGGTCAACAATGCCCCTCCGACAGTGGGTGGGGGCCAGACGCTCTTGTGGCAGCACCTGTTCTGGTTCTATTCCCATCCAGCGGTTTACATCATGCTGCTTCCAGCGATGGGAATGGTCTCGGACATGTTGTCATGCATGTGCCGCAAGCCGATTTTCGGCTACAAGCCGATGGTTTACTCGATGGCCGCGATTGCGGGACTCGGGTTCATCGTGTGGGGGCATCACATGTTCATCAGCGGGATGAACCCAGCCCTTGGGATGACGTTCATGGTCAGCACCATCATGATCGCCCTTCCTTCTGCGATTAAGACGTTCAACTGGATCGGGACGATCTGGGGGGGACGAGTGCAGTTCAATACCGTCATGCTGAACTGTATCGCGTTCGTATCGATGTTCGTAATCGGCGGTCTGAGCGGCATTTTCATGGCCGCTGTGCCCGTCGACATCTACATTCACGACACCTATTTCATCGTCGCCCACTTCCACTACGTGATTTTCGGGGCCACGCTGTTTGGCGTGTTTGGTGGTATCACGTTCTGGTTTCCCAAAATGTACGGCCGACTGATGAACGAGACCGTGGGGAAAATCCACTTCGTGCTGACGTTTATCGGATTCAACTGCACGTTCTATCCGATGCACATGCTGGGGATTGCCGGTATGCCCCGTCGCTATGCAGACCCCTACCACTTCCCATATCTGGAACACCTGCTCCCTTTGAACCAGTTCATGACCGCAGCCGCGTTTCTGATGGGGTTCGCACAGTTTCTGCTGCTGGGGAACTTCTTCTACAGCATGTACTTTGGACCTAAGTGCGGTCGGAATCCCTGGAATGCGAACGGGTTGGAATGGACGGCACCTTCGCCTCCGGGACACGGCAATTTCGATGTTCCCCCCATCGTCTATCATGGCCCGTACGAGTACGGTTCACCTGTCAGCGGCGATAAAGATTACCTGATGCAAACCGATTATGTGCCGCTGGATCAGCGAATCGCCCTCGAAGATCACTAA
- a CDS encoding heme A synthase: MTESNALMNPPAPSRWLHRFAWLIAALTLLLPVTTGAVVTTLKAGMVFSDWPSSDGYNMLAYPWLSSARDQFVEHGHRLAGMVIGLLSLSLIVAAWLLDQRRSVRMVAVLIFLAVFSQGMLGGARVLMDEQTLALLHGDFAALVFSLMATLVLITSKGWDQRERLNSATESRRVSVAASLLLGCLVLQYVMGGFLRHLREREAFAWSWLVHPWFALVVLAATGMFIWSVIGTHSRYLNRFAVAMVVLTLFQSLVGLGAWYVRYGVPAWGVVAQQDSLPQIVICSLHKVIGLLTLMTSVLAVICCRSLRPLGGEPCNKEPINQDRQATVQPLGKSVAGAAT; this comes from the coding sequence TTGACCGAATCGAACGCTCTGATGAATCCCCCCGCCCCATCCCGCTGGCTGCATCGCTTTGCGTGGCTCATTGCTGCGTTGACTCTGTTATTGCCGGTGACAACTGGCGCGGTCGTGACGACGCTTAAGGCGGGGATGGTGTTTTCGGACTGGCCCTCATCTGACGGTTATAACATGCTGGCCTATCCGTGGTTGAGTTCTGCCCGGGACCAGTTTGTGGAGCACGGACACAGGTTGGCCGGAATGGTGATTGGACTGTTAAGTCTGTCACTGATCGTGGCTGCCTGGCTTCTGGATCAGCGACGGTCAGTACGGATGGTCGCGGTCCTGATCTTTTTGGCGGTCTTTTCGCAGGGAATGCTCGGCGGGGCACGAGTGCTGATGGATGAGCAGACGCTCGCACTGTTGCATGGTGACTTTGCTGCACTCGTTTTCAGTCTGATGGCCACACTGGTGCTGATCACCAGCAAAGGTTGGGATCAGCGGGAACGGTTGAATAGTGCGACAGAAAGCCGCAGGGTCTCGGTCGCAGCCAGCTTGCTGTTGGGGTGTCTCGTTCTACAATATGTCATGGGTGGATTCCTGCGCCACCTGCGTGAGCGGGAAGCGTTCGCGTGGAGCTGGCTTGTGCATCCGTGGTTCGCACTGGTTGTTCTTGCGGCTACAGGGATGTTTATCTGGTCTGTAATCGGGACGCATTCCCGGTACCTCAATCGCTTTGCTGTTGCGATGGTGGTGTTGACGCTGTTTCAGTCGTTGGTCGGTCTGGGAGCCTGGTACGTCCGGTATGGTGTTCCTGCCTGGGGAGTCGTTGCTCAGCAGGATTCGCTGCCACAGATCGTGATTTGTTCGTTGCACAAGGTAATTGGACTTTTGACTCTCATGACTAGCGTACTGGCCGTCATCTGCTGCCGTTCACTACGGCCGCTCGGTGGTGAGCCTTGCAATAAAGAGCCGATCAATCAGGACCGCCAGGCAACGGTCCAGCCCCTCGGGAAATCTGTAGCGGGAGCTGCCACATGA